One stretch of Lacrimispora sphenoides DNA includes these proteins:
- a CDS encoding PTS transporter subunit EIIC: MKEKKSMINVMIDGISGIFLPIINLLSAAGILKGILTILTASNIVSGTSETYLVLNAMADSLFYFLPMVLAFTAAKKFGCDPFTAVVIGGVLLYPSLTKVFEAGTNIFFAGIPMKAVIYHSGVIPIILAVGLLVYVERVANKILPDLIKGFFAPLICIVVVGLVTLFVFGPIGNVIGDGLAAAYEFVYQISPMIAGAVLGAVIQPMVIFGFHWSFVLVAMNNISVKGSDTILALIGPAVFAQAGAALAVCLRSKDKKFRSLCLSAVVSACFGVTEPAMFGVNLPLKKPMIAVCIGGGVGGAIAGFSGAQAMTFAFPSMITLPVFIGRGFGLFVVSCFAGFLTSFLLTLFQPGVVYDGIASEAAC; encoded by the coding sequence ATGAAAGAAAAAAAGTCAATGATTAATGTTATGATCGATGGGATCTCAGGAATCTTCCTGCCTATTATTAATCTGTTAAGCGCGGCAGGAATATTAAAAGGCATATTGACCATTCTCACCGCATCTAATATTGTGTCAGGAACAAGTGAGACTTATCTGGTGTTAAATGCCATGGCAGACAGCCTGTTTTATTTTCTGCCTATGGTACTGGCATTTACCGCGGCAAAAAAATTTGGCTGCGACCCATTTACTGCAGTGGTCATCGGCGGAGTGCTTTTGTATCCTTCCCTAACTAAAGTATTTGAGGCTGGCACTAACATATTTTTTGCCGGAATTCCCATGAAGGCCGTTATATATCATTCCGGTGTAATCCCCATCATCCTGGCGGTTGGACTTCTTGTATATGTGGAACGGGTGGCAAATAAAATACTGCCGGATCTGATAAAAGGTTTCTTTGCCCCCTTGATCTGCATTGTAGTTGTTGGACTGGTCACACTGTTTGTATTCGGGCCAATCGGGAATGTAATAGGAGACGGCCTGGCTGCGGCTTATGAATTTGTATATCAGATCAGCCCAATGATTGCAGGTGCAGTATTAGGAGCGGTGATCCAGCCGATGGTCATATTTGGTTTTCACTGGAGTTTTGTACTGGTCGCTATGAATAATATTTCTGTAAAAGGCTCTGATACCATACTGGCTTTGATCGGGCCGGCAGTATTTGCCCAGGCTGGTGCGGCACTTGCGGTTTGTTTGAGAAGTAAGGATAAAAAGTTCCGGTCTCTCTGCTTATCTGCCGTAGTGTCCGCATGTTTCGGAGTCACAGAACCGGCTATGTTCGGCGTAAACCTGCCGTTAAAAAAGCCTATGATTGCAGTATGCATCGGCGGTGGGGTGGGAGGAGCCATAGCAGGATTTTCGGGAGCTCAGGCAATGACCTTTGCTTTCCCAAGTATGATTACATTACCTGTTTTTATTGGAAGGGGATTTGGGCTGTTTGTTGTGAGCTGTTTTGCCGGTTTTTTAACGTCGTTTTTGCTGACATTATTCCAGCCGGGGGTAGTTTATGACGGAATCGCTTCAGAAGCCGCATGTTAG
- a CDS encoding FecCD family ABC transporter permease, with amino-acid sequence MMIHKHKPMKSGNHRRVIPLRPLITAGMILLMLLLCISITQGTANISMDTVVNAFTHFDSRNPQHLMVIDLRLPRVLISGLIGAALAVAGAIMQGTTRNPMADSGLMGINAGAGFAIALCFAFMPGISYGMLIIFSFLGAALGALLINGIAASHKGGRSPMDLVLAGAAISALLSAFSQGIALGFDAGRDVLFWTVGGVANVTWQQFYILAPVVSAALLCALLLSPYVSILNMGEDVATGLGLNTALIHCLCTLVVLALAGISVSVVGSVSFVGLIIPHGARFLVGVDYKKIIPSAAVLGALLLVLADLGARTVNPPFEVPLGVITSLIGVPFFLYLSQKTRRVA; translated from the coding sequence ATGATGATCCATAAACACAAACCCATGAAAAGCGGAAACCATAGGCGTGTTATCCCGCTGCGTCCTCTCATTACTGCCGGAATGATTTTATTAATGCTTCTTTTGTGTATTTCCATTACACAAGGCACTGCAAACATTTCTATGGATACTGTTGTTAACGCTTTCACACATTTTGACAGCAGGAACCCCCAGCACCTTATGGTCATAGACTTACGGCTGCCCAGAGTGCTCATCAGCGGCCTGATTGGCGCGGCTCTTGCCGTAGCTGGTGCAATTATGCAGGGAACCACCCGCAATCCCATGGCCGATTCAGGGCTTATGGGGATCAATGCAGGCGCAGGTTTTGCAATTGCATTGTGCTTTGCATTTATGCCGGGGATAAGCTATGGCATGCTGATTATTTTCTCCTTTCTGGGTGCGGCCCTTGGCGCCCTTCTGATTAACGGCATTGCCGCCTCCCACAAAGGCGGAAGGAGTCCTATGGACCTGGTGCTGGCCGGGGCTGCAATCAGTGCACTTTTGTCGGCGTTTAGCCAGGGAATCGCCCTGGGCTTTGATGCAGGAAGGGACGTGCTGTTTTGGACCGTGGGGGGCGTGGCAAACGTAACGTGGCAGCAGTTTTATATTCTTGCGCCTGTTGTTTCGGCTGCCCTGCTGTGTGCGTTATTGCTTTCCCCCTATGTATCCATACTGAATATGGGTGAGGATGTTGCCACAGGGCTTGGACTTAACACGGCCCTTATCCATTGTCTCTGCACACTTGTAGTGCTTGCATTGGCAGGTATTTCTGTATCGGTGGTAGGATCAGTTTCCTTTGTGGGTCTCATCATCCCCCATGGAGCCCGGTTTCTCGTGGGCGTGGACTATAAAAAAATAATCCCCTCCGCGGCTGTTTTGGGAGCCCTTCTTCTGGTTCTGGCAGATTTAGGCGCAAGGACGGTAAACCCGCCATTTGAAGTTCCTTTGGGCGTGATCACCTCCCTCATCGGCGTTCCCTTCTTTCTATATCTGTCGCAGAAAACAAGGAGGGTTGCTTAA
- a CDS encoding ABC transporter substrate-binding protein, producing the protein MKKQISILFALLLSAGLLSACSKEQQTVTPLPTESTGTQESGKPQVPDTSKDSSWPRTITDAGGHTITLASQPKRIAILHSNYLEYFFALGTPVAASAGASAGTAQQALETYETLIPYGGTEEIMDLGSAREINLEAVLEAKPDMIVTFAGHTGLDEIYDQLNQIAPVVLLDYSDTWQNQTLACGELVGREDVAGKIIKETEDAIASAHKVLSQQDKTVAIFRTSGGKAFVARGSRSYYDAFGITPPKGYTFGYETFSLEAVADMDPDYIIFMDYIDTAKGFVKSQEASSVWLNMSAVKNGNVLYFDDSLNTFGPLAMELTAKKLVRAIK; encoded by the coding sequence TTGAAAAAACAAATCTCTATTTTATTTGCACTGCTTTTGTCTGCCGGACTGTTATCCGCTTGTTCAAAGGAACAGCAGACAGTAACCCCCTTACCAACAGAAAGTACTGGTACACAAGAATCCGGAAAACCGCAGGTACCGGATACTTCCAAAGATTCTTCGTGGCCGCGTACCATAACAGATGCCGGCGGCCATACTATAACCCTGGCCAGCCAGCCTAAGCGCATTGCCATTCTCCATTCCAACTATCTGGAATACTTTTTTGCACTCGGCACTCCGGTTGCCGCCTCGGCAGGGGCTTCAGCAGGAACGGCTCAGCAGGCTCTGGAAACCTATGAAACACTGATTCCTTATGGCGGTACCGAAGAAATCATGGATCTTGGAAGTGCACGGGAAATCAATCTGGAAGCGGTTCTGGAAGCGAAACCAGATATGATCGTAACTTTTGCCGGGCACACAGGTCTGGACGAAATATATGACCAGTTAAATCAGATCGCCCCCGTAGTACTGCTGGACTATAGTGACACATGGCAGAACCAGACCCTTGCCTGCGGAGAACTCGTGGGCAGGGAAGATGTGGCCGGGAAAATCATCAAGGAAACTGAGGACGCCATAGCGTCAGCCCATAAAGTGTTAAGTCAGCAGGATAAAACCGTTGCTATTTTCCGCACCAGCGGAGGCAAGGCATTTGTTGCCCGGGGCAGCCGCAGCTATTACGATGCTTTCGGCATCACTCCGCCCAAGGGATATACCTTTGGTTATGAAACCTTCTCCCTGGAAGCGGTGGCGGATATGGACCCGGATTACATCATCTTCATGGACTATATTGATACCGCCAAAGGATTTGTAAAATCCCAGGAAGCTTCATCAGTCTGGCTGAATATGAGCGCTGTAAAAAATGGCAATGTACTTTATTTTGATGACTCCCTTAACACCTTTGGGCCCTTAGCCATGGAGTTAACTGCCAAAAAGCTGGTACGGGCAATCAAATGA
- a CDS encoding nucleotide-binding protein — MKRIAIYGKGGIGKSTTVSNLSAAMAKLGLTVLQIGCDPKADSTRNLTGGKNIPTVLDTLRDKGDVELDDIVFKSETGVLCVESGGPVPGVGCAGRGIITAFETLEELDAYSVFSPDVVLYDVLGDVVCGGFAMPIRGGYADEVCIVTSGEMMSLYAAANIAQAVKSFAPRGYAGLRGLIFNAKNFDGEEGLVQKAADEIDASVLFHIPRDPYVQLSEEQGKTVVEAFPDSHMAKRYQDLARLLLEGGLS; from the coding sequence ATGAAACGAATTGCTATTTATGGAAAAGGCGGCATTGGGAAGTCAACTACGGTTTCCAACTTATCAGCTGCCATGGCAAAACTGGGGCTCACCGTACTGCAAATCGGCTGCGACCCCAAAGCGGATTCCACCCGTAATTTAACGGGCGGGAAAAACATTCCAACCGTGCTGGACACTTTGCGGGATAAGGGGGATGTAGAACTGGACGATATCGTGTTCAAAAGTGAAACCGGTGTTTTATGTGTAGAATCCGGCGGGCCGGTTCCAGGCGTGGGCTGTGCCGGCCGGGGTATCATTACTGCATTTGAAACGCTGGAAGAGTTAGATGCTTATTCTGTGTTTTCTCCTGATGTGGTGCTGTATGACGTATTAGGCGACGTGGTTTGCGGAGGATTTGCCATGCCCATCCGGGGCGGCTACGCAGACGAAGTATGCATTGTCACTTCCGGGGAAATGATGAGTCTTTACGCTGCCGCCAACATCGCGCAAGCGGTCAAGAGCTTTGCGCCCAGAGGCTATGCCGGTCTGCGGGGTCTGATTTTCAACGCAAAAAACTTTGACGGCGAAGAAGGTCTTGTACAAAAAGCCGCCGATGAAATAGACGCTTCCGTCCTTTTTCATATCCCCCGGGATCCCTATGTGCAGCTTTCGGAAGAACAGGGAAAAACTGTGGTTGAGGCATTTCCTGACAGCCATATGGCAAAGAGGTATCAGGACCTCGCCCGACTGCTTCTGGAAGGAGGGTTGTCATGA
- a CDS encoding nitrogenase component 1 — translation MNDIKHLKCLSAVRSMTAVRQLTPAAYPGVHCPMHTALALAANIRGVSTLLIGTAECGYYSRNVPLSSPYGEEAFHWNYVLDSKEVVFGFRKGLMEAIREMDQAGARLILLLSTCVPELIGLDMQSICLEIQPEVKAMLIHLPFGNFKCGGYEPGYWKTLLAMGKTIEKSVSKGMTVNVLGRSALEEHVPMPHLIAFLKQQGVPLRFLAPDSSLDDFISSGDARLNLVLSPFMDSLAQWMAKEHDIPFVSLHDVYNVREIESTYSQIGQYLDLEMAYEFDEQKKEGKRAQKAAAAQLKTLQYISANLGTVQPLPLSAYLSDLGMSPIMIHIAEFYPSDNHWKEMLTVQDINPIICLMLNEQADMQIIEELRPDLVMGDWGGRGRNNPPSVPVLDLYGHIGYERTIDLLNRMTRALRIGKEERTNGTV, via the coding sequence ATGAACGATATCAAACATTTAAAATGTCTGTCAGCTGTCAGGAGCATGACTGCCGTCCGCCAGCTGACACCTGCTGCCTATCCCGGCGTCCACTGCCCTATGCACACAGCTCTGGCACTAGCCGCTAACATAAGAGGTGTGTCTACACTCCTGATCGGCACCGCCGAATGCGGGTACTACAGCCGTAACGTCCCCCTTTCATCCCCTTATGGGGAGGAGGCTTTTCATTGGAATTACGTCCTTGACAGCAAAGAGGTGGTATTTGGATTCCGAAAAGGGCTGATGGAGGCCATCCGGGAAATGGATCAAGCCGGTGCAAGGCTTATATTGCTTCTTTCCACCTGTGTGCCGGAGCTCATTGGCCTTGATATGCAAAGTATCTGTCTTGAGATACAGCCAGAGGTAAAAGCAATGCTCATCCACCTTCCCTTTGGGAATTTTAAATGCGGCGGCTATGAGCCAGGATATTGGAAAACCCTTCTGGCAATGGGAAAGACCATTGAAAAATCCGTCAGTAAGGGAATGACCGTTAATGTCCTTGGCCGCAGCGCCTTAGAGGAGCATGTTCCCATGCCTCATCTGATTGCATTTCTAAAACAGCAGGGTGTGCCCCTGCGCTTTTTGGCACCTGATTCCTCGCTGGATGACTTTATATCCTCCGGAGACGCAAGACTGAATCTCGTCCTTTCCCCATTTATGGATTCTCTCGCCCAATGGATGGCTAAGGAGCATGACATCCCTTTTGTCAGCCTCCACGATGTTTACAATGTCCGGGAGATAGAAAGCACTTATTCACAGATCGGGCAGTATTTGGACTTAGAGATGGCATATGAGTTTGACGAACAGAAAAAAGAAGGGAAAAGAGCGCAGAAAGCGGCAGCAGCCCAGTTGAAAACCCTGCAGTATATCAGCGCAAACTTAGGCACGGTCCAGCCGCTGCCCTTGTCGGCTTATTTATCGGACCTGGGAATGTCTCCCATCATGATTCACATAGCGGAGTTTTATCCCTCAGACAATCACTGGAAAGAGATGCTGACCGTGCAGGATATAAACCCTATCATCTGCCTGATGCTTAATGAGCAGGCCGACATGCAGATCATTGAAGAATTGCGACCGGATCTGGTGATGGGGGATTGGGGCGGCAGGGGCCGGAACAATCCGCCCAGCGTGCCCGTACTGGACCTATACGGTCACATAGGATATGAAAGGACCATTGACCTGCTGAATCGTATGACCAGGGCGCTTAGGATAGGAAAGGAGGAACGGACCAATGGGACTGTATAA
- a CDS encoding ABC transporter ATP-binding protein, whose amino-acid sequence MNAIATKKLRLAYDGHRVVDCLDLMIPHGKVTSLIGPNGCGKSTILKAAGRILKPQKGWVLLNGSDIQALPTREVAKRMSILPQTPTAPAGLTVRELVSYGRFPRRHGLGKEKKEDEDKITWAMEVTRLTGLETAAVDALSGGQRQRVWIAMALAQETDLILLDEPTTYLDMAYQLEVLELLEKLNRERNCTIAMVLHDLNLASRFSDFLVAIRGGSIVAQGTPEEIMTPGVLRETFHIDAEIAADPRTGRPACISYHLID is encoded by the coding sequence ATGAACGCAATAGCAACAAAAAAATTGAGGCTGGCCTATGACGGGCATCGGGTGGTGGACTGTCTGGATCTGATGATTCCCCATGGAAAAGTCACTTCCCTCATAGGGCCCAATGGCTGCGGAAAATCCACCATTTTAAAGGCAGCCGGCCGTATCCTTAAGCCGCAAAAAGGCTGGGTGCTTCTTAACGGCAGTGATATCCAGGCCCTTCCCACAAGAGAGGTGGCAAAGCGGATGTCCATATTGCCCCAAACGCCCACTGCGCCAGCAGGTCTGACCGTGAGGGAGCTTGTATCCTATGGACGCTTTCCCCGCCGTCATGGTTTGGGCAAGGAAAAGAAAGAGGATGAGGACAAAATCACATGGGCGATGGAGGTGACCCGGCTCACCGGTTTAGAAACAGCAGCGGTTGATGCCCTCTCCGGCGGGCAGCGGCAGAGAGTGTGGATTGCCATGGCTCTTGCCCAGGAGACCGACTTGATTTTACTTGACGAGCCCACCACCTACTTAGACATGGCCTATCAGCTTGAGGTTCTGGAACTGTTAGAAAAGCTTAACAGGGAACGGAATTGTACCATTGCCATGGTGCTCCATGACTTAAATCTTGCCTCCCGCTTTTCAGATTTTCTCGTGGCCATCCGGGGTGGAAGCATTGTAGCGCAGGGTACGCCGGAGGAGATCATGACGCCCGGGGTTTTGCGGGAAACCTTTCATATCGATGCAGAAATAGCCGCCGACCCCCGAACCGGCAGACCTGCCTGCATCTCATACCATTTGATTGACTAA
- a CDS encoding helix-turn-helix domain-containing protein, with amino-acid sequence MELNTIVEHFAATLFKVQGVYRYKIPAGSKGIQRTASYPGFIFPLSGCAEYQFNDTPYFIKPGVVIHGSANTAMRKRVIGDEDWEFVSVLYETYNESPHMKLRNTHFSIAVGQSPQLYDMLHHLYATSNRPGGLAVFQTETLFRRVLEETFLCARNQTRYGAQELFESVSEYIHTHYMDGLTVNSLARQNEVNENRLFYVFQKYAGMGPADYLRTYRLNRARELLVTTSIPIGTIGEQTGYPDALYFSRIFKRHFGVPPSKFREE; translated from the coding sequence ATGGAACTAAATACGATTGTAGAGCATTTTGCAGCCACACTTTTTAAAGTACAAGGGGTATACCGTTATAAAATACCAGCCGGTAGTAAGGGTATACAAAGAACCGCATCTTATCCGGGGTTTATATTCCCGCTTTCCGGCTGCGCTGAATACCAGTTTAACGATACGCCATATTTTATCAAACCAGGAGTTGTTATCCATGGTTCGGCAAACACCGCCATGCGCAAGCGTGTCATTGGAGACGAAGACTGGGAATTCGTTTCTGTTCTTTATGAAACTTACAACGAATCACCTCACATGAAATTGAGGAATACCCATTTCAGCATAGCCGTCGGACAAAGCCCCCAGCTGTATGATATGCTTCATCATTTATACGCAACCTCTAACCGGCCCGGCGGTCTTGCGGTCTTTCAAACGGAAACCTTGTTCCGCCGGGTGCTGGAGGAGACATTCTTGTGTGCCAGAAACCAGACAAGGTACGGCGCACAGGAGCTTTTTGAATCGGTATCGGAGTACATCCATACCCACTACATGGATGGTTTAACCGTAAATTCACTTGCCAGACAAAACGAAGTTAATGAAAACCGTTTGTTTTATGTTTTTCAAAAGTATGCAGGCATGGGGCCGGCAGATTATTTACGGACGTACCGCCTAAACCGCGCCAGGGAGCTGCTTGTTACAACCTCCATTCCCATTGGAACCATAGGGGAGCAAACAGGCTACCCGGATGCACTGTATTTTAGCCGCATATTTAAGAGACATTTTGGAGTGCCTCCAAGCAAATTCAGGGAAGAATAA
- a CDS encoding nitrogenase component 1 has translation MGLYKTAPPLSGRMGSLWCLSGIAQSAVIEFGCMGHMAYGRTFLHRMGSFGGKLYSTHIGETDIAMGDTSRLTRAVEWVSENQGIKTIFLLPSSVPEVIGIDLKALAQELSPQFPDTRLIPLTAGGFDVSGHKGVEFTLLELCKTLPKEMHQTELPSFNIIGSCADMFRYHADAAEIARMASGALGMEHLCTMTSGTSISQLETLGAAHLNFVIRREGEAAAKYLQERFGTPYLTARPYGIQGTLDWLEDAAAICGRQADKSFIRREKENALEQIAPMQTVLARFLRVHREDNKLVLAGHADVVPGIAEYGKECFGFSRTECYCDCSEMAGEDMAYLDESAKERVASDSKGFLMGSGELLHMAKRDQSLQIVVPDHIWRHAYEPPLAGFRGAVNLAAVWTNEMVRIH, from the coding sequence ATGGGACTGTATAAAACAGCACCGCCCCTGTCAGGGCGGATGGGCTCACTTTGGTGTTTATCCGGCATCGCCCAGTCGGCCGTGATAGAATTTGGCTGCATGGGACATATGGCCTATGGAAGGACCTTCCTTCATCGGATGGGTTCCTTTGGCGGAAAGCTCTATTCCACCCATATCGGAGAAACCGATATTGCCATGGGGGATACCAGCCGGCTGACACGTGCGGTGGAATGGGTATCAGAAAACCAGGGCATAAAAACAATCTTCCTGCTGCCCTCCTCCGTGCCGGAGGTAATTGGAATAGACTTAAAAGCCCTGGCTCAGGAGCTGTCGCCCCAATTTCCCGATACACGCCTGATCCCGCTGACTGCAGGAGGATTTGATGTCAGCGGACACAAGGGGGTGGAATTTACCCTTTTGGAGCTCTGTAAAACCCTACCTAAGGAAATGCATCAAACGGAACTGCCCTCCTTTAACATCATTGGCTCCTGTGCAGACATGTTTCGTTATCATGCTGATGCCGCAGAGATCGCCCGGATGGCATCAGGTGCCTTGGGAATGGAGCATTTGTGTACTATGACTTCCGGAACAAGCATCTCGCAGCTGGAAACATTGGGTGCGGCTCATTTGAACTTTGTTATTCGCCGAGAGGGCGAAGCCGCCGCGAAATATCTTCAGGAACGCTTTGGCACGCCTTATCTAACAGCACGCCCCTATGGAATCCAGGGAACCCTTGACTGGCTGGAGGATGCGGCAGCCATATGCGGCAGGCAGGCGGACAAATCGTTTATCCGCCGGGAAAAAGAAAATGCACTGGAGCAAATAGCGCCAATGCAGACGGTACTGGCCCGCTTCCTCCGTGTCCACAGAGAAGATAATAAGCTGGTTCTTGCCGGACATGCCGATGTAGTGCCTGGAATTGCGGAATACGGAAAAGAATGTTTTGGATTTTCACGAACCGAATGTTATTGTGATTGTTCCGAAATGGCAGGTGAAGATATGGCCTATCTGGATGAATCCGCCAAAGAAAGGGTTGCGAGCGATTCAAAGGGCTTTCTTATGGGCAGCGGTGAACTGCTGCACATGGCGAAAAGAGACCAGAGCCTGCAGATTGTAGTACCTGACCATATCTGGCGCCATGCCTATGAGCCTCCGCTAGCCGGTTTCCGGGGAGCGGTAAATCTGGCGGCAGTGTGGACCAACGAAATGGTGAGGATTCACTGA
- a CDS encoding FecCD family ABC transporter permease, whose protein sequence is MTQNKINLFKRKTTMRNTMVIGTCFALLILSGLISLNTGYSKLSPSDILHAMMGGGRGKENLILFSFRLPRIVLSMLVGAGLAVSGCLLQGVTKNPLADPGLLGIHSGAGLMVVLYVLFIGPRSPLAVFTLPVLALLGAGAAAVLVYFLSCKKGAGTSPVSMVMTGIAIQAGLSALTTLLVVKLDDTQYAFVSSWQTGSIWGANWTFVLALLPWLCILIPASLYKAEILDVMSLGNETAAGLGVSVDKERKKLLLMAAALAGACVSVSGSISFVGLMAPHITRRIVGPGHGIALPVCALLGALLVSAADTIARVVIQPSSLPTGVMVSIIGAPYFIYLLSRRKKEMRR, encoded by the coding sequence ATGACGCAGAATAAAATAAACCTTTTTAAAAGAAAGACCACAATGCGAAATACGATGGTTATAGGCACATGTTTTGCTCTTCTTATCCTGTCCGGTCTTATCAGCCTGAACACCGGTTACAGCAAGCTTTCCCCCTCAGACATCCTCCACGCCATGATGGGCGGGGGCAGGGGAAAAGAGAATCTGATCCTGTTCTCCTTCCGCCTTCCCCGCATAGTCCTTTCCATGCTGGTGGGGGCCGGACTGGCGGTATCCGGCTGTCTCTTGCAGGGGGTCACTAAAAATCCCCTGGCAGATCCTGGGCTGTTAGGCATCCATTCAGGCGCAGGGCTTATGGTGGTGCTTTATGTACTTTTCATTGGCCCCCGGTCCCCCCTTGCCGTTTTCACGCTTCCTGTTCTGGCGCTTTTGGGGGCAGGCGCTGCGGCAGTTCTCGTCTATTTCCTTTCCTGTAAAAAAGGAGCAGGTACGTCGCCTGTATCCATGGTGATGACCGGAATCGCGATTCAGGCAGGGTTATCCGCACTGACCACCCTGCTGGTGGTTAAACTTGATGACACCCAGTACGCCTTTGTTTCCTCATGGCAGACAGGAAGCATCTGGGGAGCCAACTGGACATTTGTACTCGCCCTTCTGCCCTGGCTGTGTATCCTGATTCCTGCCTCCTTATACAAAGCAGAGATCTTAGATGTTATGAGTCTTGGGAATGAAACCGCTGCCGGCCTTGGCGTTTCTGTGGACAAGGAACGGAAAAAACTTCTGCTCATGGCGGCAGCCTTAGCCGGCGCCTGTGTCTCGGTAAGCGGCAGCATCAGCTTTGTGGGGCTTATGGCTCCCCACATCACCCGCCGCATAGTAGGGCCGGGGCATGGCATTGCCCTGCCCGTATGCGCTCTGCTGGGAGCGCTGCTGGTATCGGCAGCCGATACCATTGCCCGGGTTGTCATCCAGCCGTCATCACTGCCCACTGGAGTGATGGTATCCATAATCGGTGCACCGTACTTTATATACCTGCTTTCCCGGCGGAAAAAAGAAATGAGGCGATAA